From one Bradyrhizobium sp. Ash2021 genomic stretch:
- the pdhA gene encoding pyruvate dehydrogenase (acetyl-transferring) E1 component subunit alpha has product MASPKKSVAKEAGQDKAHGSPPEFTRAQELTALRDMLLIRRFEEKAGQLYGMGAIGGFCHLYIGQEAVVVGMQMALKKGDQVITGYRDHGHMLACGMEAKGVMAELTGRHGGYSKGKGGSMHMFSKEKNFYGGHGIVGAQVSLGTGLAFANRYRGNDFVSLAYFGDGASNQGQVYESFNMAELWKLPVIYVIENNRYAMGTSVTRSSAQTDFSKRGDSFNIPGKQVDGMDVRAVKAAGDEAVAWCRAGKGPFILEMQTYRYRGHSMSDPAKYRTREEVEKIRHDQDPIEQVRNRLLAAKMSEQELKAIDAEVREIVNASADFAQHDPEPDASELYTDIYR; this is encoded by the coding sequence ATGGCCTCACCAAAGAAAAGCGTCGCGAAGGAAGCAGGTCAGGACAAGGCACACGGCTCCCCTCCGGAATTCACCCGCGCGCAGGAACTGACCGCGCTGCGCGACATGCTGCTGATCCGGCGCTTTGAGGAAAAGGCCGGTCAACTCTATGGCATGGGGGCGATCGGCGGCTTCTGCCATCTCTATATCGGCCAGGAGGCGGTCGTCGTCGGGATGCAGATGGCCCTGAAGAAGGGCGATCAGGTCATAACCGGATACCGCGACCACGGCCACATGCTGGCCTGCGGGATGGAAGCCAAGGGCGTGATGGCCGAATTGACCGGCCGCCATGGCGGCTATTCCAAGGGCAAGGGCGGCTCCATGCACATGTTCAGCAAGGAGAAGAATTTTTACGGCGGCCACGGCATCGTCGGCGCCCAGGTCTCGCTCGGCACCGGTCTGGCTTTTGCCAACCGCTATCGCGGCAATGATTTCGTCAGCCTGGCCTATTTCGGCGACGGCGCCTCCAACCAGGGCCAAGTCTACGAAAGCTTCAACATGGCGGAGCTGTGGAAACTGCCCGTGATCTACGTGATCGAGAACAACCGCTACGCCATGGGCACCTCCGTGACCCGCTCGTCGGCGCAAACCGATTTCTCCAAGCGCGGTGATTCCTTCAACATCCCGGGCAAGCAGGTCGACGGCATGGACGTCCGAGCGGTGAAGGCGGCCGGCGACGAAGCGGTGGCCTGGTGCCGCGCCGGCAAGGGGCCGTTCATCCTGGAAATGCAGACCTACCGCTACCGCGGCCACTCGATGTCGGATCCGGCGAAGTACCGTACCCGCGAAGAGGTCGAAAAGATCCGCCACGACCAGGATCCGATCGAGCAGGTTCGCAATCGCCTGCTGGCGGCCAAGATGAGCGAGCAGGAATTGAAGGCGATTGACGCCGAGGTGCGCGAGATCGTCAATGCATCGGCGGATTTCGCCCAGCACGATCCCGAGCCC
- a CDS encoding septum formation initiator family protein: MVSRTRLKSLLTGLALYTMAAMMVSYFGVNAYTGKYGLNARQELDQEIIALTSELARLKRERAEGEQRVSLLRSDRVDPDLLDERARFQLDYANPRDLVRTNNPN; encoded by the coding sequence ATGGTCTCTCGCACCCGACTGAAATCGCTGCTCACCGGGCTCGCCCTCTACACGATGGCGGCGATGATGGTCAGCTATTTCGGCGTCAACGCCTATACCGGCAAATATGGACTGAACGCGCGCCAGGAACTCGATCAGGAAATCATCGCCCTGACCTCGGAACTGGCGCGGCTGAAGCGGGAGCGCGCCGAGGGCGAGCAACGCGTCTCGCTCTTGAGGTCGGACCGGGTCGACCCTGATTTGCTGGACGAGCGCGCGCGCTTTCAGCTCGATTACGCCAATCCGCGCGATCTGGTCCGGACCAATAATCCGAACTGA
- a CDS encoding NADPH-dependent FMN reductase has product MATHNVVAIVGSLRKESFSLKIAHALAKLAPASLQLEVTTLHGISFFNQDLEAAPPADWLAFREKVQKSNGVLFVTPEYNRSIPGVLKNAIDVGSRPYGKSWFLGKPVGIVSNSPGPLGGVSAAKHLQNILPGIAGPILGQPEIYLNAVGDAFDDKGQLTKESLQKVLQQYIDAFAAFVEKQNH; this is encoded by the coding sequence ATGGCCACCCACAACGTCGTCGCGATCGTCGGCAGCCTCCGCAAGGAAAGTTTTTCGCTCAAGATCGCCCATGCGCTGGCCAAGCTGGCACCGGCTTCGCTGCAGCTCGAGGTCACGACCTTGCACGGCATTTCCTTCTTCAACCAGGATCTGGAAGCCGCCCCTCCGGCCGATTGGCTGGCGTTCCGCGAAAAGGTGCAGAAGTCGAACGGCGTGCTGTTTGTGACCCCCGAATACAACCGCTCGATCCCCGGCGTCTTGAAGAACGCCATCGACGTCGGATCGCGGCCCTACGGCAAGAGCTGGTTCCTCGGCAAACCGGTCGGCATCGTCAGCAATTCCCCGGGTCCGCTCGGCGGCGTCAGCGCGGCCAAACATCTGCAGAACATCCTGCCGGGTATCGCCGGGCCGATCCTGGGCCAGCCCGAAATCTATCTGAATGCCGTCGGCGATGCCTTTGACGACAAGGGCCAGCTCACCAAGGAATCGCTGCAGAAAGTGTTACAGCAGTACATCGATGCGTTTGCGGCTTTCGTCGAAAAGCAAAACCACTAA
- a CDS encoding MBL fold metallo-hydrolase has translation MTELSRRHLLAGAAAAGATTALSPFTSPSADAAVPPTGAQAPGFYRYKVGDYECTSINDGVFLRPIDNFVSNVAKDEAQAAADSAYMPKGMVAVPFNPQLINTGSKLVLIDCGNGVSMLGPSKGRAGRTLQNLAAAGVDPKSIDIVLMSHLHPDHTNGIRAADGSMAFPNAEIMVPAKDWEFWMSDENAAKAQSNEMMKNYFANVKKIYAGIESKVTKYDWGKEVAPGITSIATPGHTPGHTSFAVASGSSKILIQSDVTNIPEFFLRNPDWHVVYDVDPETAQTTRHKFYDMAAAEKATVVGFHFPFPSIGHVEKDGAKYRLVPVGWDPVI, from the coding sequence ATGACCGAACTGAGCCGCCGTCATCTATTGGCCGGAGCCGCCGCCGCAGGCGCCACGACAGCCCTTTCGCCATTCACATCGCCGAGCGCGGACGCCGCGGTACCACCAACCGGAGCGCAGGCGCCCGGGTTCTATCGCTACAAGGTCGGCGACTACGAATGCACCTCGATCAATGACGGTGTGTTTTTGCGTCCGATCGATAACTTCGTCAGCAACGTCGCGAAAGACGAGGCGCAGGCCGCAGCGGACTCAGCCTATATGCCGAAGGGCATGGTCGCGGTGCCGTTCAACCCGCAGCTCATCAATACCGGCAGCAAGCTGGTCCTGATCGATTGCGGCAACGGCGTTTCCATGTTGGGGCCGAGCAAGGGGCGGGCCGGGCGCACCTTGCAAAATCTCGCCGCCGCCGGCGTCGACCCCAAGAGCATCGATATCGTGCTGATGTCGCATCTGCATCCCGATCACACCAACGGCATTCGTGCGGCCGATGGCTCGATGGCGTTTCCCAATGCCGAGATCATGGTGCCGGCAAAAGACTGGGAATTCTGGATGAGCGACGAGAACGCCGCCAAGGCCCAGTCCAACGAGATGATGAAGAACTACTTTGCCAACGTGAAGAAGATTTACGCCGGCATCGAGTCCAAGGTGACGAAGTATGATTGGGGCAAGGAAGTCGCGCCCGGCATCACCTCGATCGCAACGCCGGGCCACACGCCGGGACACACCTCCTTCGCCGTCGCCTCGGGGAGTTCGAAAATCCTGATTCAGTCCGATGTCACCAACATCCCCGAGTTCTTCCTGCGCAACCCGGACTGGCACGTGGTCTACGACGTCGATCCCGAGACGGCGCAGACGACGCGCCACAAATTCTATGACATGGCGGCGGCCGAGAAGGCGACGGTGGTGGGATTCCATTTCCCGTTTCCCTCGATCGGCCATGTCGAGAAGGATGGCGCGAAATACCGCCTGGTCCCGGTTGGCTGGGATCCGGTGATCTGA
- a CDS encoding MAPEG family protein — MSTDLKYLAFTAILTASLWIPYVVAQVSTNGPLKPENYVDPTQRPLPDWGKRADRTYINAVETFAPFAALVIVAHLAGKANAMTAFWATCYFWIRLAHAVVYLLGIPLVRTVLFTLGYVAVAGIFWEIIK; from the coding sequence ATGTCCACAGACCTCAAATATCTCGCCTTTACCGCCATTCTGACCGCTTCGCTGTGGATTCCCTATGTCGTCGCACAGGTTTCGACCAACGGGCCGCTGAAGCCCGAGAATTACGTCGATCCCACCCAGCGGCCATTGCCTGACTGGGGCAAACGTGCCGACCGAACCTACATCAACGCCGTCGAGACCTTCGCCCCGTTTGCCGCGCTGGTGATCGTGGCGCATCTGGCCGGCAAGGCCAACGCGATGACGGCATTCTGGGCGACCTGTTATTTCTGGATCAGGCTCGCCCATGCCGTGGTCTATCTGCTCGGCATTCCCCTGGTGAGGACAGTGCTGTTTACACTCGGCTATGTCGCGGTTGCCGGGATCTTTTGGGAAATCATCAAGTAG
- a CDS encoding zinc-binding dehydrogenase gives MSTSSGLQLRSLLKKSGELELSLVNIQTPEPAEDEVVVRIEASPINPSDLGLLIGPADMSTAKVSGTKDAPVVTAKMPEAVMRMMAARLDESLPVGNEGAGVVIKTGSSDAARALMGKTVACIGGAMYTQYRVLKVRDVMELPAGATPADGASWFVNPLTALGMTETMRREGHKGLVHTAAASNLGQMLNRICIKDGIGLVNIVRSKEQADILHKIGAKYVVDSTAASFMDDLTAALVETGATIAFDAIGGGKLAGQILTCMEIAANKTAKEYSRYGSNVYKQVYIYGSLDTRPTELSRAFGLTWGVGGWLLTPFLQKIGPAEIGRLRQRVAAELKTTFASHYTQVVSLQETLQLSNIAIYNKRSTGEKFLINPNKG, from the coding sequence GTGAGCACTTCATCTGGGCTGCAATTGCGTTCGCTGCTGAAAAAGAGCGGCGAACTCGAACTATCGCTGGTCAATATCCAGACGCCGGAGCCGGCGGAGGACGAAGTCGTGGTTCGTATCGAGGCCTCGCCGATCAACCCGTCCGATCTCGGGCTTCTGATCGGCCCGGCTGACATGTCGACCGCCAAGGTTTCTGGAACCAAGGACGCTCCCGTGGTCACGGCGAAGATGCCGGAAGCTGTGATGAGGATGATGGCGGCGCGGCTGGATGAATCGCTGCCGGTCGGCAACGAGGGGGCCGGCGTCGTGATCAAGACCGGATCCTCGGACGCCGCCAGGGCGCTGATGGGCAAGACCGTCGCTTGCATCGGCGGCGCGATGTACACGCAGTACCGTGTTCTCAAAGTGAGGGACGTCATGGAGCTGCCCGCCGGCGCTACGCCTGCCGACGGTGCTTCGTGGTTCGTCAATCCGCTGACCGCGCTCGGCATGACCGAGACCATGCGGCGCGAGGGTCACAAGGGGCTGGTGCACACCGCGGCCGCGTCGAACCTCGGGCAGATGCTCAACAGGATCTGCATCAAGGACGGCATTGGCCTCGTCAACATCGTCCGCAGCAAGGAGCAGGCCGACATCCTGCACAAGATCGGCGCCAAATATGTCGTCGACTCCACCGCAGCCAGCTTCATGGACGACCTCACCGCCGCGCTGGTGGAAACCGGCGCCACGATCGCCTTCGACGCCATCGGCGGCGGAAAGCTTGCCGGGCAAATCCTCACCTGCATGGAGATCGCGGCCAACAAGACCGCCAAGGAATACAGCCGCTACGGCTCGAACGTGTACAAGCAGGTCTATATCTACGGCAGCCTCGATACCCGCCCGACTGAACTGAGCCGGGCCTTCGGGCTAACCTGGGGTGTCGGCGGCTGGCTGTTGACGCCGTTCCTGCAGAAGATCGGCCCGGCTGAGATCGGCAGATTGCGCCAGCGGGTGGCGGCCGAGTTGAAGACGACCTTTGCCAGCCATTACACGCAGGTGGTGTCGCTGCAGGAGACGCTCCAGCTTTCCAACATCGCCATCTACAACAAGCGCTCGACCGGCGAGAAATTTTTGATCAACCCGAACAAGGGCTGA
- the eno gene encoding phosphopyruvate hydratase, protein MTAIVDIIGREILDSRGNPTVEVDVVLEDGSIGRAAVPSGASTGAHEAVELRDGDKARYLGKGVQKAVEAINGEIFEALSDQAVEEQVQIDQIMIDLDGTPNKSRLGANAILGVSLACAKAAAESFDMPLYRYVGGTSARTLPVPMMNIINGGVHADNPIDFQEFMIMPVGAATFAEALRCGSEIFHTLRGELKKAGHNTNVGDEGGFAPNLPSADAALEFVMAAIGKAGYKAGSDVMLALDCAATEFFKDGNYVYGGENKTRSGSEQAKYLADLAARYPIVSIEDGMSEDDMAGWKELTDLIGGKCQLVGDDLFVTNVTRLADGIKNGRANSILVKVNQIGTLTETLSAVEMAYKAGYTAVMSHRSGETEDSTIADLAVATNCGQIKTGSLARSDRTAKYNQLLRIEQQLGAQAKYAGKSALKALA, encoded by the coding sequence ATGACCGCCATCGTCGACATCATCGGCCGCGAAATTCTCGATAGCCGTGGCAATCCCACCGTCGAGGTCGATGTCGTGCTGGAGGACGGCTCGATCGGCCGCGCCGCGGTTCCCTCCGGCGCCTCCACCGGCGCACATGAGGCGGTCGAACTGCGCGACGGCGACAAGGCGCGCTATCTCGGCAAGGGCGTCCAGAAGGCGGTCGAGGCCATCAACGGCGAAATCTTCGAGGCGCTGAGCGATCAGGCGGTCGAGGAGCAGGTCCAGATCGACCAGATCATGATCGACCTCGACGGCACGCCGAACAAGAGCCGGCTCGGGGCCAACGCCATTTTGGGCGTTTCGCTGGCCTGCGCCAAGGCGGCCGCGGAATCCTTCGATATGCCGCTCTATCGTTACGTCGGCGGCACCTCGGCGCGGACGCTACCAGTGCCGATGATGAACATCATCAATGGCGGCGTGCATGCCGACAATCCGATCGATTTCCAGGAATTCATGATCATGCCGGTGGGAGCGGCGACCTTCGCCGAGGCGCTGCGCTGCGGCTCGGAAATCTTCCACACGCTGCGGGGCGAACTGAAGAAGGCCGGTCACAACACCAATGTCGGCGACGAGGGCGGTTTTGCGCCGAACCTGCCGTCGGCCGACGCCGCGCTCGAGTTCGTCATGGCCGCGATCGGCAAGGCCGGTTACAAGGCTGGAAGCGACGTGATGCTGGCGCTGGACTGCGCGGCGACCGAGTTCTTCAAGGACGGCAATTACGTCTATGGCGGCGAGAACAAGACCCGCTCGGGTTCCGAGCAGGCCAAATATCTTGCCGACCTCGCGGCGCGCTATCCGATCGTCTCGATCGAGGACGGCATGTCCGAAGACGACATGGCCGGCTGGAAGGAATTGACCGATCTGATCGGCGGCAAATGCCAGCTCGTCGGCGACGACCTGTTCGTCACCAACGTCACGCGCCTTGCCGACGGCATCAAAAACGGCCGCGCCAATTCCATCCTGGTCAAGGTCAACCAGATCGGCACGCTGACGGAGACGCTCTCGGCAGTCGAGATGGCCTACAAGGCCGGCTACACCGCCGTGATGTCGCACCGTTCCGGCGAGACCGAGGATTCCACCATCGCCGATCTGGCCGTGGCCACCAATTGCGGCCAGATCAAAACCGGCTCATTGGCGCGCTCCGACCGCACCGCCAAATACAACCAGCTGCTGCGCATCGAGCAGCAACTGGGCGCGCAGGCCAAATATGCCGGCAAGTCAGCCTTGAAGGCGCTGGCGTAA
- a CDS encoding lyase, giving the protein MNRRQFLISAATGIVATPALFRGAGAQESPFRVKYYPVDAGIGLHDVTPARDGTIWFTGQGNGTLGRLDPRDGSFKLVGLGKGAAPHGVTIGPDGAPWVTEGGQNAIARVDPADHRVTLFRLPEKVAYANLNTGVFDRGGIYWFTGQSGYYGRLDPKSGAMNVFDAPRGVGPYGITVTPKGQVWYASLAGNHIAKLDPTTGQATVVEPPTPKQGARRIWSDSRSRLWVSEWNSGNVSMHDPADGSWKAWKLPGTGPHAYAVYVDDRDKIWLTDFSANAIVRFDPVSEKFNVFASDRAGANVRQLDGRAGEVWGAESGNARLVVVQTVAPT; this is encoded by the coding sequence ATGAATCGCCGCCAGTTTCTCATCTCGGCCGCCACTGGAATTGTTGCCACGCCCGCCCTGTTCCGAGGCGCCGGCGCGCAGGAAAGCCCGTTCCGGGTCAAATATTATCCGGTTGACGCGGGCATCGGCCTGCACGACGTCACGCCCGCCCGCGACGGCACCATCTGGTTTACCGGCCAGGGCAACGGAACGCTGGGGCGCCTGGATCCGCGCGACGGCTCATTCAAACTGGTCGGTCTCGGCAAAGGCGCGGCACCCCACGGCGTCACGATCGGCCCCGACGGCGCTCCATGGGTAACCGAGGGCGGACAGAATGCGATCGCCCGCGTCGACCCAGCGGATCATCGCGTCACGCTGTTCCGCCTGCCCGAAAAAGTTGCTTACGCCAACCTCAACACCGGCGTGTTCGACAGAGGCGGAATCTACTGGTTCACCGGCCAATCCGGCTATTACGGCCGCCTCGACCCAAAGTCGGGCGCCATGAACGTGTTCGATGCCCCGCGGGGCGTTGGTCCCTACGGCATCACGGTCACGCCGAAGGGCCAAGTCTGGTACGCCTCGCTCGCCGGCAATCACATTGCCAAACTCGATCCGACAACGGGCCAGGCGACGGTGGTCGAACCACCCACGCCAAAACAAGGCGCCCGGCGGATATGGTCGGACTCCAGAAGCCGCCTCTGGGTCAGCGAGTGGAACAGCGGCAACGTGTCGATGCACGACCCCGCGGACGGCTCCTGGAAAGCCTGGAAGCTACCGGGGACGGGCCCGCACGCCTATGCGGTTTATGTCGATGACAGGGACAAGATCTGGCTCACCGATTTCTCGGCAAATGCCATCGTGCGCTTCGATCCCGTGAGCGAGAAATTCAACGTGTTCGCCAGCGACAGAGCGGGCGCCAATGTTCGCCAACTGGATGGGCGGGCCGGCGAGGTATGGGGCGCCGAATCCGGCAACGCGCGTCTGGTGGTCGTTCAGACCGTCGCGCCTACCTGA
- the queF gene encoding preQ(1) synthase yields the protein MAKKPLQLGRAVEWPDSPEKATLDRVPNPQADTNYVVRFTAPEFTSLCPVTGQPDFAHLMIDYVPGRWLLESKSLKLYVASFRNHGAFHEDCTVMIGKRIADEIKPKFLRIGGYWYPRGGIPIDVFWQTGRLPKGMWMPDQGVAPYRGRG from the coding sequence ATGGCCAAAAAACCCCTGCAGCTCGGCCGCGCCGTGGAATGGCCCGACAGCCCCGAAAAGGCCACGCTCGACCGCGTGCCCAATCCGCAGGCTGACACCAATTACGTGGTCCGCTTCACCGCGCCGGAATTCACCTCGCTCTGCCCGGTCACGGGACAGCCGGATTTCGCGCATCTGATGATCGACTATGTGCCGGGCCGGTGGCTGCTGGAATCCAAGTCGCTGAAACTTTACGTCGCGAGCTTTCGCAACCACGGCGCATTCCACGAGGATTGCACGGTCATGATCGGCAAGCGGATTGCCGACGAGATCAAGCCGAAATTCTTGCGCATCGGCGGCTACTGGTATCCGCGCGGCGGCATCCCGATCGACGTATTCTGGCAGACCGGCAGATTACCGAAGGGGATGTGGATGCCCGATCAGGGCGTCGCGCCCTATCGCGGGCGGGGGTAA
- a CDS encoding patatin-like phospholipase family protein — protein MSASGRAIDYSSQRSVTLTGGIEEAAMEATSDRNSAGGPEVSARVGHDPAVSNQVRTINLALQGGGAHGAFTWGVLDRFLDEKHVAFEGLSATSAGAMNAAVFAYGLAIGGRDGARQALADYWKRVSDAARLGPLQPSPIDRMLGDHKLAWSPVFSLMGFVTRVLSPYEFNPSDYNPLRDLIEQSIDFDVLRRPDAPVKLFLSATNVRTGKVKVFSGKEISVSAVMASACLPTMFHAVEIDGEAYWDGGYMGNPALFPLIYNCKSADIVIVHINPLFRKELPTAAGDILNRINEISFNSSLMREMRAVSFITGLVKQNRIVDQEIKRILIHSITDDEFMGELSPTSKYNADWDFLVFLRDQGRKCADDWLAKNFVKLGVESSVDIDNVYL, from the coding sequence TTGAGTGCGAGTGGCCGAGCGATTGATTACTCGTCTCAGAGAAGCGTAACGTTGACTGGTGGGATCGAGGAGGCGGCTATGGAAGCTACTTCGGACCGGAATTCGGCGGGTGGACCTGAGGTGTCGGCAAGAGTCGGCCACGACCCGGCAGTTTCCAACCAGGTCCGGACCATCAACCTGGCTCTTCAGGGAGGCGGAGCGCATGGGGCCTTTACCTGGGGTGTACTCGACCGATTCCTGGACGAGAAACATGTTGCGTTCGAGGGTCTCAGTGCAACCAGCGCCGGGGCAATGAATGCCGCGGTCTTTGCTTATGGGCTTGCGATCGGCGGTCGCGATGGGGCACGCCAAGCGCTCGCCGACTATTGGAAGCGGGTCAGCGATGCAGCCAGGCTCGGGCCATTGCAGCCAAGTCCCATCGACCGAATGCTGGGCGATCACAAGTTGGCCTGGTCGCCGGTTTTCTCCCTGATGGGTTTCGTAACGCGCGTGCTTTCGCCCTATGAGTTCAATCCTTCGGACTACAACCCTTTGCGCGACTTGATCGAGCAGTCGATCGATTTCGACGTGCTGAGGCGTCCGGATGCTCCGGTGAAGCTGTTTCTCTCTGCGACCAACGTTCGCACCGGCAAGGTGAAGGTCTTCAGCGGAAAGGAAATCTCGGTATCTGCCGTGATGGCCTCGGCCTGTCTTCCCACGATGTTTCACGCGGTCGAGATCGATGGCGAAGCCTATTGGGACGGCGGCTACATGGGAAACCCCGCGCTGTTCCCGCTGATCTATAACTGCAAAAGCGCGGATATCGTCATCGTTCACATCAATCCGCTGTTCCGCAAGGAGCTGCCGACCGCCGCCGGCGATATTCTGAACCGCATCAACGAGATCAGCTTCAATTCGTCGTTGATGCGCGAGATGCGGGCGGTGAGCTTCATCACCGGGCTGGTCAAGCAAAACCGCATTGTCGACCAGGAGATTAAGCGGATATTGATCCACAGCATCACTGACGACGAATTCATGGGCGAGCTCAGTCCGACGAGCAAGTACAACGCTGATTGGGACTTTCTAGTGTTTCTTCGCGACCAGGGACGAAAATGCGCAGACGATTGGCTCGCAAAAAACTTCGTCAAACTAGGCGTCGAGTCGTCGGTAGACATTGACAATGTATACCTCTGA
- a CDS encoding PilZ domain-containing protein → MLANRRRSERQLCKKLAKIQFGTGSLPRDCTITDISDGGVKVIADYPEIPSEFTLILSTGHPRQCKLRWRIGFEFGAEFVG, encoded by the coding sequence ATGTTAGCAAATCGACGCCGAAGCGAACGTCAGCTTTGCAAAAAGCTCGCGAAAATCCAGTTCGGGACCGGCTCGTTGCCGCGCGACTGCACGATCACGGACATCTCGGACGGCGGCGTCAAGGTCATTGCCGATTATCCCGAAATTCCGTCTGAATTCACCCTCATCCTTTCGACGGGCCATCCCCGCCAATGCAAGTTGCGATGGCGGATCGGCTTCGAATTCGGCGCCGAATTCGTCGGATAG
- a CDS encoding tetratricopeptide repeat protein translates to MLRQLLPPPRFARLIAFIGSSAVVALGLCSCQTSGPSDITGSLGDQTESSRPAEPRREVGFYRDRFRANPKDVDAALEYGKALRATGQRAQAVAVLEQATIANPGSKALLAGYGRALADNGNFQQAFDVLGRAHSPEDPDWRILSAQGAVLDQLGRYEEARQYYASALNIVPDEPTVLSNLGLSYVLSKDLPKAEETLRRAHGQAGADQRIRTNLAFVVGLQGRVADAEGLVKADLPPEEAAARVAALKQLLSRKEHAHADGDKIPVAAAAHAD, encoded by the coding sequence ATGCTCCGGCAGTTGCTCCCGCCGCCTCGCTTCGCGAGGCTCATTGCATTCATAGGATCGTCCGCGGTCGTGGCGCTGGGGCTTTGCAGCTGCCAGACGTCGGGCCCGTCCGACATCACGGGGTCGCTGGGCGACCAAACCGAATCAAGCCGCCCCGCCGAGCCGCGGCGCGAGGTGGGTTTCTATCGCGACCGCTTTCGCGCCAACCCCAAGGACGTCGATGCGGCGCTCGAATATGGCAAGGCGCTCCGCGCCACCGGACAGCGCGCCCAGGCGGTCGCCGTGCTCGAACAGGCCACGATCGCCAATCCCGGCAGCAAGGCGCTTCTCGCCGGTTACGGGCGGGCGCTCGCGGACAACGGCAATTTCCAGCAGGCTTTCGACGTGCTCGGCCGCGCCCACTCCCCGGAAGATCCCGACTGGCGAATCCTCTCGGCTCAGGGCGCCGTGCTCGATCAGCTCGGCCGCTACGAGGAAGCACGGCAGTATTATGCGAGCGCGTTGAACATCGTGCCCGACGAACCCACCGTGCTGTCCAATCTCGGCCTGTCCTACGTCCTTTCCAAAGACCTGCCGAAGGCGGAGGAGACCTTGCGCCGCGCCCATGGCCAGGCGGGGGCGGATCAGCGGATCCGGACCAATCTGGCTTTCGTGGTGGGTCTGCAGGGCCGCGTCGCCGATGCCGAAGGCCTCGTTAAAGCCGATCTGCCGCCCGAGGAAGCCGCCGCGAGGGTCGCGGCCTTGAAGCAATTATTGTCCCGGAAAGAGCATGCACACGCGGACGGGGATAAAATACCGGTCGCGGCTGCCGCACACGCGGACTAA